A single region of the Lates calcarifer isolate ASB-BC8 linkage group LG16_LG22, TLL_Latcal_v3, whole genome shotgun sequence genome encodes:
- the sparcl2 gene encoding follistatin-related protein 1, giving the protein MSLGLTFTLFLLLSLHICTALGGRAQRRQKQAEERLRPYIGRVEPEKLCKLLNCYGPVGSWCQVVEENGVPMPKCVCPQSCPRQRAPVCSVLGKTYGNECLLHKEACRKRRRTGLAHTGPCLVPKGKCTEEELGQFPYRLMDWFLLLSRMGESYAPGAPPQSCLSHTQRTQLAQQRFTLLDKNKDGKLKPQGPEEAVL; this is encoded by the exons ATGAGCCTGGGCTTGACCTTTACCTTGTTTCTGCTCCTCAGTCTTCACATTTGTACAGCCCTG ggaggCAGAGCCCAGCGCAGACAGAAACAAGCTGAGGAGAGGCTGAGACCATATATTGGCAGAGTAGAGCCAG aAAAGCTTTGTAAGTTGCTGAACTGCTATGGTCCAGTGGGATCTTGGTGCCAGGTTGTTGAGGAAAATGGAGTCCCGATGCCCAAGTGTGTTTGTCCTCAGTCCTGTCCACG GCAGAGGGCACCAGTGTGCAGTGTTCTGGGAAAAACCTATGGGAATGAGTGTTTGCTGCATAAAGAAGCCTGCAGAAAGAGACGCCGCACTGGACTGGCTCACACAGGACCCTGTctgg TCCCCAAGGGTAAATGCACTGAAGAAGAGTTAGGCCAGTTTCCATATCGTCTTATGGACTGGTTTCTGCTCCTGAGTCGAATGGGGGAGTCCTACGCACCTGGTGCCCCACCCCAGAGCTGCCTCAGCCACACCCAGAGGACACAACTAGCACAG CAAAGATTTACCCTGCTGGACAAGAACAAAGATGGCAAGTTGAAGCCGCAAGGACCTGAGGAAGCTGTATTATAA